A window of the Sabethes cyaneus chromosome 1, idSabCyanKW18_F2, whole genome shotgun sequence genome harbors these coding sequences:
- the LOC128745910 gene encoding uncharacterized protein LOC128745910 produces the protein MDGQHNLTGFNCKRCTLPDSADNHMVACDICQEWEHFKCAGVDERIADQPYQCQSCIAKQSTEKSVFLQPAAAEKKKSTKTSSKMGSKGKSKVPPTPSVNSITSSNRAAMEAHMRLIEEEQRMQEQQLLEQEKIRKQECEEEQRQIEEQRQLMEREKLLRERKLKESKAFQAQQQLIRQQSLEKKRGLMQQMSVSGSRIGSELDPKERTMDWMSNLKANDGPVCNAVEDKEVAHSGIVPPRARSVVEHPVEAPFHSQPQVNVAQQLAARQVMGRELPSFSGHPEDWPIFISSFEQSTAACGFTDAENLIRLQRSLKGHALESVRSRLLLPAGVPHVIKTLRILYGRPELLIRSLTEKIQRLPPPRHDRLATIMEFGLAVQNLVDHLKAAHQVSHLTNPVLMQELIEKLPEPLRLQWAMFKGQFPSVTLATFGDFMSGLVEAASEVTFELPCINNTPRGEKQKPKEKFFHQMHSTEQKFGKMPESAAVGKSQGSIGKLCPTCRVAGHRVNECVRFKSLSVEERWKIVQQKGLCRTCLNNHGKWPCKSWKGCAIDGCSDRHHTLLHPLPTVKISASHSSQGALHCPLFRILPVELFGNGVSITVFAFIDEGSSVTLLEETVATELGVAGRSEPLTLQWTGNMKREEPKSQQLQLEIAGKNCATRRQPFRARTVSSLVLPNQTIRYTDLARRYPHLRGLPLEDYGESQQKLLIGLDNLRLTVPLKRREGGNADPIATKCRLGWSIYGCGANSSDKTTSVYFHLSAISDADRELNEQLREYFSIEAAGTTIPVEKLESAEDRRARRILEESTRRTTSGFETALLWKADHRDFPDSLPMATQRLLSFERKLQKDSELKQRVNMQIKEYVKKGYAHKASEMELHSTKANQVWYLPLGVVVNPRKPEKLRLIWDAAAKVDGVSFNTTLLKGPDLLSRLPTVLFRFRQFPVAVCGDIRQMFHQIKIRESDRQSQRFLWRETSDEPPTVYVMDVATFGSTCSPTSAQYVKNLNAREFIDAFPRAVDAILNSHYVDDLLDSFRTVQEAVDVINQVKLVHTMGGFEIRNFLCNRLEVLSLIGEISDDGTKDLALEREGVTESVLGMRWIPADDCFTYTFMLRKDLLPILREEHIPTIREILKVVMSLFDPLGLLSFFLVHGKIIIQDCWATGITWDEPINAELYERWIRWTSFFPLLDTLRIPRCYFLPGLPTGNPNLQVHAFVDASEQAYCCVIYFRLEVNGSIQVSLVAAKTKVAPLKTLSIPKLELKAAVLGVRLMNTVINSHTLTFCRRYLWSDSTTVLAWIQSNHRRYQKFVAVQVGEILMVTEPQEWMWVPTKLNIADEGTKWRSDPNFRSDSPWFVGPCFLRTTEEHWPKQRRYTTTVEEIRPLLIHTSASPLLEVSRFGRWEKLNRTMAYVIRFIQNLHRKRNRLPLELEEIKQQEFQEAEEALWKMAQAEGFPSEIATLKPTQGSPQSRHAVVAKSSSIYKTWPFLDEKGILRKRGRIDAAPFVLFDAKYPIILPKGHPIVFLLIDWYHRHFRHANRETVVNEMRQRFEISKLREQIKKVMSQCNLCRIAKASPSHPPMASLPSSRLTPFVQPFTSVGVDYFGPIHAKVGRSDAKRWVALFTCLTIRAVHLEVVYSLSTESCILAVRRFVSRRGSPAEFYSDNGTCFTGASNLLQQEILERNRALVTKFTDAHTCWKFIPPATPHMGGVWERLVRSVKVAVGTLLDSPRVPDDETLLTIMCEAEAMINHRPLTSWKLAQYLRDEFWRRWIREYLPVINRRCKWFDEVEDIKVGNLVFVVSGASRNQWIRGRVLDVIRGRDGRVRQALVQTATGVVKRAAVNLAVLDVRENSESHHRHLEEPRPHQDSPAGDCDDEIPRCSAVADAHSCDQLDRPAIR, from the coding sequence ATGGACGGACAACACAATCTCACCGGATTTAATTGCAAGCGTTGTACCTTGCCAGATTCGGCGGACAATCACATGGTTGCTTGTGATATATGCCAGGAATGGGAGCATTTTAAGTGTGCCGGGGTGGATGAGCGGATTGCTGATCAACCGTATCAATGTCAATCGTGTATCGCCAAGCAGTCGACAGaaaaatctgtgtttctacaaCCAGcggctgctgaaaagaaaaaatcTACCAAAACATCCAGTAAAATGGGATCAAAAGGCAAAAGCAAAGTTCCACCTACGCCTTCTGTTAATAGCATTACATCCAGTAACCGTGCTGCAATGGAAGCCCATATGCGGCTGATTGAAGAGGAGCAACGTATGCAGGAACAGCAGCTTTTGGAGCAGGAGAAAATTCGAAAACAAGAGTGTGAAGAAGAACAGCGTCAAATCGAAGAGCAACGACAACTGATGGAGCGGGAAAAGTTGCTACGCGAGCGTAAGTTAAAAGAATCTAAAGCGTTCCAAGCACAGCAACAATTGATACGTCAGCAGTCTTTAGAAAAGAAACGTGGGTTAATGCAGCAGATGTCCGTTTCTGGTAGTCGCATTGGATCGGAGCTCGATCCAAAAGAACGTACGATGGATTGGATGAGCAATCTGAAAGCAAATGATGGGCCTGTTTGCAACGCCGTCGAAGACAAAGAAGTAGCACATAGTGGTATAGTTCCTCCACGTGCTAGGTCGGTGGTCGAGCACCCTGTCGAAGCACCGTTTCACTCTCAACCACAGGTAAATGTAGCTCAACAATTAGCTGCCCGTCAGGTAATGGGGAGAGAACTCCCGTCTTTCAGTGGCCATCCAGAAGATTGGCCGATCTTCATCAGCAGCTTCGAACAATCGACAGCTGCTTGTGGCTTTACCGACGCAGAAAATCTAATTCGCCTACAACGATCGTTGAAAGGCCATGCGCTGGAGTCAGTCCGCAGTCGCTTGCTGCTACCCGCTGGAGTCCCTCACGTTATTAAAACTTTGCGGATATTATATGGTCGACCGGAACTACTGATTCGATCACTAACCGAAAAGATACAACGACTTCCGCCACCCAGGCATGATCGGTTAGCGACTATTATGGAGTTCGGCCTGGCTGTGCAAAATCTTGTAGACCATCTTAAGGCAGCACACCAAGTCAGCCATCTGACAAATCCAGTTTTAATGCAGGAGTTAATTGAAAAATTGCCCGAGCCCTTGAGGCTACAGTGGGCTATGTTCAAAGGGCAATTCCCTTCcgtaacgttagccacttttggAGATTTCATGTCGGGTCTGGTAGAAGCAGCCAGCGAAGTGACGTTTGAGCTACCGTGTATCAACAATACGCCTAGAGGAGAGAAGCAAAAACCAAAAGAaaagttttttcatcaaatgcaTTCTACAGAGCAGAAGTTCGGAAAAATGCCTGAATCTGCTGCGGTAGGCAAGTCTCAAGGTTCGATCGGTAAACTTTGCCCTACGTGCAGAGTAGCTGGACATCGTGTAAATGAATGCGTTCGTTTCAAATCCCTAAGCGTGGAAGAAAGATGGAAAATTGTACAACAAAAAGGATTGTGCAGAACTTGCCTAAATAATCACGGCAAATGGCCATGTAAGTCATGGAAAGGGTGTGCGATCGACGGGTGCAGTGACAGGCATCACACTCTGCTCCACCCTCTGCCCACTGTGAAAATTTCCGCAAGTCACAGCAGTCAAGGTGCATTGCATTGTCCACTATTTCGTATCCTACCAGTCGAGCTTTTTGGGAACGGTGTTTCAATCACGGTTTTTGCTTTTATCGATGAGGGTTCATCCGTTACCCTGTTAGAGGAAACAGTAGCTACAGAACTCGGCGTTGCAGGAAGGTCTGAGCCTTTGACCTTACAGTGGACCGGGAACATGAAACGCGAGGAACCGAAATCGCAACAGTTGCAGTTGGAGATAGCAGGTAAAAACTGTGCAACGAGGCGTCAACCTTTTCGAGCCCGCACGGTTAGCAGTTTAGTACTTCCCAATCAAACGATTCGTTATACCGACTTAGCACGACGATATCCCCACCTGAGAGGATTACCGCTTGAGGATTATGGAGAGAGTCAACAGAAATTATTAATTGGTTTGGACAACCTTCGTCTGACTGTGCCGCTGAAGCGGCGCGAAGGCGGCAACGCTGATCCTATTGCAACTAAATGTAGGCTGGGATGGAGTATATACGGGTGCGGTGCAAACAGTTCCGATAAAACAACATCTGTTTATTTTCATCTTAGCGCGATCTCCGATGCAGACCGCGAGCTTAACGAACAACTCCGAGAATATTTTAGCATCGAAGCTGCAGGTACTACAATTCCTGTCGAGAAACTGGAATCGGCAGAAGATAGACGTGCGAGAAGGATTCTTGAGGAGAGCACACGACGTACGACGTCGGGTTTTGAGACGGCCTTGCTATGGAAGGCGGACCATCGTGATTTTCCGGACAGTTTACCCATGGCAACTCAGCGCCTCCTCTCATTCGAGCGTAAGTTGCAAAAGGATTCAGAGTTGAAGCAACGCGTTAACATGCAAATAAAGGAGTATGTGAAAAAAGGGTACGCCCACAAGGCCAGCGAAATGGAACTTCATTCTACGAAAGCGAATCAGGTGTGGTACCTACCACTCGGCGTCGTCGTTAATCCCAGAAAACCAGAAAAGTTACGACTCATCTGGGATGCGGCAGCCAAAGTAGATGGAGTTTCTTTCAACACTACTCTTCTGAAGGGACCTGATCTGCTATCTCGTCTCCCCACCGTACTCTTCCGGTTTCGGCAGTTTCCCGTGGCTGTGTGTGGGGACATAAGGCAGATGTTCCACCAAATCAAAATTAGGGAATCTGACCGTCAATCTCAGCGCTTTCTGTGGCGCGAAACATCCGATGAGCCCCCTACGGTGTACGTGATGGACGTTGCCACGTTTGGGTCTACATGTTCGCCCACCTCGGCACAATATGTAAAGAACCTTAACGCAAGGGAATTTATTGACGCTTTTCCTCGAGCGGTTGATGCTATTTTAAATAGCCACTATGTAGATGATCTGTTGGATAGCTTTCGAACGGTACAGGAAGCAGTTGATGTAATTAACCAGGTGAAGCTCGTGCATACCATGGGTGGCTTCGAGATACGAAATTTTCTGTGCAACCGACTGGAAGTTTTATCGCTAATAGGTGAGATCTCAGACGATGGTACAAAAGATTTGGCGCTAGAACGTGAAGGAGTAACGGAGTCCGTGCTTGGCATGCGATGGATTCCCGCAGACGACTGTTTTACCTACACGTTTATGCTTCGGAAAGATTTACTTCCAATACTTCGAGAGGAACACATTCCAACCATACGCGAAATATTAAAAGTAGTTATGTCACTCTTTGACCCGCTGGGCCTGCTATCATTTTTTCTCGTCCATGGGAAAATAATTATACAAGATTGTTGGGCAACCGGAATTACGTGGGATGAACCAATCAATGCGGAACTCTACGAACGCTGGATTCGTTGGACAAGTTTCTTTCCTCTGTTGGATACACTCCGGATCCCACGGTGCTATTTTCTTCCAGGCCTGCCAACAGGAAATCCCAACCTGCAGGTTCATGCGTTTGTAGATGCCAGCGAGCAAGCATATTGCTGTGTAATCTACTTCCGGCTGGAGGTAAACGGAAGCATTCAGGTTTCGTTGGTGGCCGCCAAAACCAAGGTGGCTCCGTTGAAAACATTGTCGATCCCGAAGCTCGAGTTAAAAGCAGCAGTGCTAGGAGTACGCCTTATGAATACCGTTATTAATTCTCACACTTTAACCTTTTGCCGACGTTACCTGTGGAGTGACTCCACTACTGTGTTGGCATGGATCCAATCAAATCATCGTCGATATCAAAAATTTGTTGCAGTTCAGGTGGGTGAGATACTAATGGTGACTGAACCGCAAGAATGGATGTGGGTTCCTACCAAGCTTAATATAGCAGACGAAGGTACTAAGTGGCGTTCGGATCCAAACTTTCGCTCCGATAGCCCATGGTTTGTAGGGCCATGTTTTCTACGAACAACAGAAGAACATTGGCCAAAACAAAGGCGATATACTACGACGGTGGAGGAAATACGTCCTCTGCTTATACACACATCTGCTTCACCACTCTTGGAAGTCAGTCGCTTCGGTCGCTGGGAAAAGCTCAATCGAACAATGGCTTACGTTATCCGCTTCATTCAGAATCTTCACCGAAAAAGAAACCGCTTACCCCTTGAACTTGAAGAAATTAAACAGCAGGAATTTCAAGAAGCAGAAGAAGCACTCTGGAAGATGGCACAAGCGGAGGGTTTTCCTTCAGAAATAGCGACTCTCAAACCTACTCAAGGGTCTCCTCAATCGCGCCATGCTGTTGTTGCGAAATCTAGTTCCATCTATAAAACGTGGCCATTTCTAGACGAAAAAGGCATACTCCGCAAGCGTGGTAGAATAGATGCTGCACCATTCGTTCTATTCGATGCAAAATATCCAATCATTCTCCCAAAGGGACATCCAATAGTTTTCCTTCTGATCGACTGGTATCATCGTCACTTTCGTCATGCGAATCGAGAAACCGTGGTGAACGAAATGCGACAGCGCTTCGAAATATCTAAACTTCGGGAGCAAATTAAAAAAGTAATGTCACAATGCAATTTGTGTCGAATAGCCAAAGCTTCTCCAAGTCATCCCCCCATGGCGTCCCTTCCCAGCAGTCGATTGACACCATTCGTTCAACCTTTCACTTCTGTCGGCGTGGACTACTTTGGACCAATCCATGCCAAAGTTGGCAGGAGCGATGCTAAGCGGTGGGTGGCCCTATTCACCTGCCTGACAATTCGTGCAGTGCATTTAGAAGTGGTGTACAGTCTATCAACGGAATCATGCATTTTGGCTGTTCGGCGCTTCGTTTCACGACGTGGATCTCCAGCTGAGTTCTACTCGGATAATGGTACGTGTTTCACGGGTGCCAGTAATCTTTTGCAACAAGAGATATTGGAAAGAAATCGAGCATTGGTCACAAAATTCACCGATGCCCATACCTGCTGGAAATTCATTCCTCCTGCAACGCCTCACATGGGAGGCGTGTGGGAACGACTTGTGAGATCCGTGAAAGTCGCTGTCGGAACGTTGTTGGATTCTCCCCGAGTTCCGGACGACGAAACTTTACTTACCATCATGTGTGAAGCAGAAGCCATGATAAACCATAGACCATTAAC
- the LOC128745911 gene encoding uncharacterized protein K02A2.6-like yields the protein MTEVFLTDAIITGCSSTELRRRILQQDRPLSEIEALGITLEGIEHQVKDFSHKASDQSTDNRILKISSKPLGKPDDRSAYMPPKSFTKKPYKSQNTDFSCYNCGRRDHIASAEVSPAKGKICHLCKRVGHFQSRCRFRKLQDKSTIHSKKKRLVEEEKNDTQILEDNGKTYYAFHTGNDSNIVKCEIGGVALDVLVDSGSDVNLVTDAAWQFLKQKNVKIHQSAKGSSRILRGYASNIPLTILGTFITDVPISGKSIRAEFYVIKGGQRCLLGDQTSKSLGILKVGLDIHLIGTDTKPFSKIKDVQVHIQMDSGVKPIFQPLRRVPMPLEDAVNKKLDLMLSRDIIERKEGPATWVSPLVINDVKMVFEVDSGSPITLIGFADFKKKLYHLQLSKTKIELASYCGSKIKVHGYVNVNVKYREHTCILRLFVVDTNRHPLLGREWMRKLHFDWNEIIRNSDSTVNAIALRTPVSVEVNDLIRRFPKVFETSVGLIRGIHASLNLKPNNKPIFLKARSIPFAIRDTVEREIENMVKNGILVKVEHSAWATPVMPVMKSNDRVRLCGDYKVTINKYLNIDEHPLPTIDELFANMAGGKKFTKIDLAQAYLQMAVRDQDREILTLNTHLGLYQPTRLMYGVASAPAIFQREISQILSNIPGVSVFLDDIKITGPDDETHLKRLELVLLRLNNYNIRVNVSKCEFFADRIEYCGFVINSDGIGKMKKKVDAIQEMPRPRNRDEVRAFVGLVNYYGRFLVDLSTNIYPINNLLKNSVPFEWNKACEEAFRWVKKDIQSDKILVHYDPRLPLILATDASPYGVGAVLSHQYSDGSEKPIQYASKTLNKTQQNYSQIDKEAYAIVFGIQKFYQYLYGHRFILITDNKPLSRILSPEKGLPVLSALRMQHYAVFLASFDYEIRFRTSKESANADCMSRLPINDNGNKSWIEEVDLIELNQIETLPVTVEDLAKNTRLDANVRTLLEGLRSGRSVEPHNRFGIEQNQFSIQKGCIMKGIRVYIPPLLRRRVLDELHIGHFGVSRMKSLARSYCWWESIDKDIEDLSRDCVECASVRKNPPRISSHCWERPSEPFERIHVDYAGPFLGLNFLVIVDAHTKWPEVKIIPDMTADTTIVYLREFFATFGVPSVIVSDRGVQFTSEQFQTFLKKNGITQKIGAPYHPATNGQAERFVQTFKDKLKAIKCEKRDVQFELHKILMAYRRTVHPTTGKSPSMLVFGRQIKSRLDLMVPTNGVEKIPRGEEIELRHFAVNDRVAARDYMGSSKWRYGVITERLGELHYMVELDDGRLWKRHIDQLRSGPAKELQFVSDPTMIKIDDHEIMDKVAVSSSGLLEWSTNEVQTAHQTPSCSTTLEASRETQSAEPEEGALVGNQEKQNVVTSDIATPKRSTRIRKPPKRLNL from the exons atgactgaagtttttctCACGGACGCCATAATCACGGGTTGTTCGTCTACAGAACTGCGCCGGCGTATTCTTCAACAGGATCGTCCACTCAGTGAGATCGAGGCCCTTGGGATCACGCTTGAAGGCATAGAGCATCAAGTGAAGGACTTCAGTCACAAGGCTAGTGATCAGTCTACGGATAATCGAATTCTGAAAATTAGCAGTAAGCCGCTGGGAAAACCTGATGATCGTTCTGCATATATGCCACCCAAATCGTTTACAAAAAAGCCCTACAAGTCACAAAACACTGATTTCAGTTGCTACAACTGTGGACGACGCGACCATATCGCTTCTGCCGAAGTTAGTCCAGCCAAAGGAAAAATTTGTCATTTGTGCAAGCGTGTAGGCCATTTTCAATCACGGTGTCGGTTTCGCAAACTTCAGGATAAGTCAACTATCCATTCGAAGAAGAAACGTCTCGTTGAGGAAGAGAAGAATGATACGCAAATACTTGAGGACAATGGAAAGACCTATTATGCTTTTCATACGGGAAATGACTCCAATATTGTCAAATGCGAAATCGGTGGAGTAGCACTGGACGTGCTTGTTGATTCAGGCTCTGATGTAAATTTGGTAACAGATGCAGCATGGCAATTTTTGAAacagaaaaatgtaaaaatacatCAATCCGCCAAGGGAAGCTCAAGAATATTGAGAGGATATGCAAGTAACATTCCATTGACAATACTCGGGACTTTTATCACGGATGTACCGATTAGTGGCAAATCGATTCGAGCGGAGTTTTACGTTATAAAAGGGGGTCAAAGATGTTTGCTGGGAGACCAAACATCCAAGAGCTTGGGAATACTAAAAGTTGGACTGGACATTCATCTAATTGGAACTGATACAAAACCTTTCTCTAAAatcaaggatgtgcaagttcaTATCCAGATGGATTCAGGAGTGAAGCCAATTTTTCAGCCACTCAGGAGAGTACCAATGCCATTGGAAGACGCCGTCAACAAAAAGTTGGACCTGATGCTATCCAGAGATATCattgagagaaaagaaggaccTGCGACGTGGGTTTCGCCTCTAGTG ATCAATGATGTGAAGATGGTGTTTGAGGTTGATAGCGGATCACCTATCACCTTAATCGGCTTTGCTgattttaaaaagaaattataTCACTTGCAGCTTTCGAAAACCAAGATTGAGCTTGCTAGTTACTGcggaagcaaaataaaagtacacggttatgtaaatgtaaatgtcaAGTACAGAGAGCACACTTGTATTCTGCGTTTGTTCGTTGTTGACACGAATCGACACCCCCTCCTAGGTCGAGAATGGATGCGTAAATTACATTTCGACTGGAACGAAATTATTCGCAACTCAGATTCAACGGTCAACGCCATTGCGCTTCGTACACCCGTCTCAGTTGAAGTAAACGATTTGATTCGTCGCTTCCCGAAAGTTTTTGAAACTTCTGTCGGACTAATTCGTGGTATTCATGCAAGTTTGAATTTAAAACCTAACAACAAGCCAATTTTCCTGAAAGCCCGTTCCATACCTTTCGCTATTCGTGATACTGTTGAGCGAGAGATAGAAAACATGGTCAAAAACGGAATTTTAGTCAAAGTAGAACATAGTGCTTGGGCGACGCCGGTGATGCCCGTAATGAAATCGAATGATCGCGTACGTTTGTGTGGGGATTATAAGGTAACTATCAACAAATATCTCAATATCGATGAACACCCACTTCCCACTATAGATGAACTTTTCGCAAACATGGCAGGCGGAAAAAAATTTACCAAGATTGATCTGGCTCAAGCCTATTTACAGATGGCCGTGCGTGATCAAGACCGTGAAATTTTGACGCTTAATACTCATCTTGGTTTATATCAGCCAACCCGTTTAATGTACGGGGTTGCCTCCGCACCGGCTATTTTCCAGCGGGAAATATCGCAGATTCTAAGTAATATACCAGGTGTATCAGTATTTCTGGACGATATCAAAATAACTGGACCAGACGATGAAACCCACTTGAAGCGGCTTGAGTTGGTGTTACTTAGACTCAATAATTACAATATCCGAGTCAATGTTTCGAAGTGTGAGTTTTTTGCGGATCGCATTGAATATTGTGGTTTCGTGATAAATAGTGACGGTATTGGTAAGATGAAGAAAAAGGTTGACGCAATCCAAGAAATGCCACGTCCCAGAAATCGTGACGAGGTGCGTGCTTTTGTTGGGCTAGTAAATTATTACGGCAGATTTCTCGTTGACCTGAGTACAAATATTTACCCTATtaataatttactcaaaaatagCGTTCCTTTCGAGTGGAATAAAGCTTGCGAAGAAGCATTCAGATGGGTGAAGAAGGACATACAGTCAGATAAAATACTTGTTCACTATGACCCAAGATTACCGTTAATTTTAGCAACAGATGCGTCCCCGTACGGCGTGGGTGCGGTTTTGAGTCATCAGTATTCTGATGGCTCAGAGAAACCAATTCAGTATGCTTCAAAAACGCTCAACAAAACTCAACAAAATTACTCGCAGATTGACAAAGAGGCTTACGCCATAGTTTTTGGAATTCAGAAGTTTTACCAGTACCTGTATGGTCACCGTTTCATACTGATCACCGATAATAAGCCACTGTCACGAATCCTTTCGCCTGAAAAAGGTCTTCCTGTACTTTCAGCGTTGCGTATGCAGCATTATGCCGTATTCTTAGCCTCGTTCGATTACGAGATAAGATTCCGTACGTCAAAAGAAAGCGCAAACGCGGATTGTATGTCGCGGTTGCCGATCAACGATAACGGTAACAAGAGTTGGATCGAGGAGGTCGATCTCATCGAATTGAATCAAATAGAAACATTACCGGTTACTGTGGAAGATTTAGCCAAAAATACAAGACTTGATGCGAATGTGCGAACTCTATTGGAAGGATTGAGAAGCGGAAGATCTGTTGAACCACATAATAGGTTCGGCATAGAACAAAaccaattttcaattcaaaaagGATGTATTATGAAAGGGATCCGAGTCTACATTCCCCCACTACTGCGAAGACGTGTCTTGGACGAATTGCACATTGGTCATTTCGGTGTGTCCCGAATGAAGTCGCTTGCTCGTTCTTATTGTTGGTGGGAAAGCATCGATAAGGATATAGAAGATTTATCACGCGATTGCGTCGAATGCGCTAGTGTCAGGAAAAATCCTCCAAGAATATCTTCTCACTGTTGGGAACGACCATCAGAACCATTCGAGCGTATACACGTAGACTATGCAGGGCCGTTTTTGGGGTTAAACTTCCTGGTAATTGTCGACGCACATACAAAATGGCCAGAGGTAAAAATCATTCCGGATATGACAGCAGATACAACGATCgtttatttacgtgaatttttcGCAACGTTTGGTGTTCCATCGGTTATCGTAAGCGATAGAGGAGTTCAGTTCACTTCAGAACAGTTTCAGACGTTTCTGAAGAAAAACGGCATTACGCAGAAGATAGGGGCACCGTATCATCCAGCCACAAACGGGCAAGCGGAACGATTTGTGCAGACTTTTAAGGATAAGCTTAAAGCTATTAAGTGCGAGAAGAGAGATGTTCAGTTTGAGTTACATAAAATCCTCATGGCGTATAGGCGAACAGTGCACCCTACGACAGGCAAATCACCGTCTATGCTGGTTTTCGGAAGACAAATAAAATCTAGGCTTGATCTAATGGTTCCAACAAATGGGGTAGAAAAGATTCCGCGGGGAGAAGAAATTGAACTACGTCATTTTGCGGTTAATGATAGAGTTGCTGCACGCGATTACATGGGCTCATCTAAATGGAGATACGGCGTTATTACCGAGCGATTGGGTGAACTGCATTACATGGTGGAGTTGGATGATGGGCGTTTATGGAAGAGACATATCGATCAACTGAGAAGCGGTCCAGCAAAAGAACTACAATTTGTGAGTGATCCCACTATGATAAAGATTGACGATCATGAAATTATGGATAAGGTTGCAGTTTCTTCGAGTGGATTGCTAGAATGGTCGACTAATGAAGTCCAAACGGCTCACCAGACTCCTAGCTGTTCTACGACATTGGAAGCAAGCCGTGAAACTCAGTCGGCAGAACCAGAAGAAGGTGCACTGGTAGGAAATCAAGAGAAACAAAATGTGGTAACAAGTGACATTGCAACACCTAAGCGCTCAACAAGAATAAGGAAACCGCCTAAACGATTGAATCTGTAA